The nucleotide sequence GCTTCGGCTCTGGATCGTCGATCCCCTGCCGTTGGAGAAGAACAAGCCGGTGCTGCTTCACATGCATGGCGGCGGTTTCATGATGACCGACCCCATGTGGATGCCGCGGATCCAGACGATCGCGACGGATTGCCAGTGCGTCGTCGTCTCGGTCGACTACCGGCTCGCTCCGGAGACGCGCTATCCCGGGGCGCTCGAGGACAACTACGCGGCGCTTCAGTGGGTTCACGCCCATGCCGCAGAGCTCGGCATCGATCGCTCCCGGATCGCTGTCGGGGGGGAGAGCGCGGGAGGCGGCCTCGCAGCGAATCTGGCGATTCACGCCCGGGAGCACAACGGGCGCAACGAGCTGCCCATCCTCTTCCAGCTGCTCATCTACCCGCAGCTCGACGACCGGACCGGCAGCCCCCACCCATCGCCGCCCGTCAACCCCGCAATTGGCCAATTCATGTGGCCCGCGAGCGCCAACCGTCTGGCCTGGAGCTCGCTGCTGGGTGTTCCAGCCGGTTCGTCCCAGGTGCCGACAGCGGCAGTCCCCGCCCGGGTGGCCAGCGTCGCCGGCCTGCCGCCGGCCTGGATCGGCGTCGGTTCGATCGACCTCTTCGTCGAAGAGGACATGGAGTACGCGCGCCGGCTCGTCCATGCCGGAATCGCCACCGAGCTCCTGGTCGTGCCGGGCGCCTTCCACGGCTTCGATGTCCTCGTGCCGGACGCCGAAGCCTCGAAACGATTCACTGCGAGCTGGAAGAGTGCGCTGCGCAAGGCCTTCGCCAAAGGCAAGACCATCCAACAAGAAACCCCAGGGAGGAATCCATGAAGAAGAGAATGAGAGCCATCGCGCTCCAGGGCTGTGCCCTGCTCACGGTGCTCGCAACTGCGGTCCCGGCGATGGCCCAGGATACGATGGCACCGTACCCGGGCATGGCCCCGCTCGAGCAGTATCTGATGGCTCGCGACGCGGAGATCGCCCTCGCCCGCAGCGCAGCGC is from Thermoanaerobaculia bacterium and encodes:
- a CDS encoding alpha/beta hydrolase encodes the protein MSHALTRRDFALRTAGLGLVVGLALAGTPSSTRASEPGSRSEASPALPDPYSAVDPELLPALEQFPAFDLTLETVAQFRQMPVLPPLPAPAPQPMERFIPGPPEPSGPTGAPGATGASGAGRASELRLWIVDPLPLEKNKPVLLHMHGGGFMMTDPMWMPRIQTIATDCQCVVVSVDYRLAPETRYPGALEDNYAALQWVHAHAAELGIDRSRIAVGGESAGGGLAANLAIHAREHNGRNELPILFQLLIYPQLDDRTGSPHPSPPVNPAIGQFMWPASANRLAWSSLLGVPAGSSQVPTAAVPARVASVAGLPPAWIGVGSIDLFVEEDMEYARRLVHAGIATELLVVPGAFHGFDVLVPDAEASKRFTASWKSALRKAFAKGKTIQQETPGRNP